A region from the Planctomycetota bacterium genome encodes:
- a CDS encoding sugar ABC transporter permease, whose product MIRGGSFFRWQHRNAPYLFVAPFVAMFCVFGLYPLVKSLWLSFYITSGPKSRVFVGLGNFSFLLSDPDFHKAVWNTAVFAFFSVFLQLPLSLGLAMLLNRKALRARNFFRLVFFSPHLVGMVFVAVIFMVIFQPQFGLLNKVLNWAFGTPLDTKWLGNRALVMPALVLTSLWMYVGFNMIYFLAALQAVNQDLYDAAKVDGANAWQQFRHVTLPSIKPVAVFVVVLSTIGSFQLFELPYLLLGNSGGPENAGLTVVMYLFQNGFETGDLGYASAIGWTLALGVLVVSLVQMKLTGAWKRGD is encoded by the coding sequence ATGATCCGAGGCGGCTCATTCTTCCGCTGGCAGCACCGCAATGCGCCGTACCTGTTCGTGGCGCCGTTCGTCGCGATGTTCTGCGTGTTCGGGCTGTATCCGCTCGTCAAGAGCCTCTGGCTATCGTTCTACATCACGAGCGGCCCGAAGTCGCGGGTCTTCGTCGGCCTCGGGAACTTCAGTTTCCTCCTGTCCGACCCCGATTTCCACAAGGCGGTGTGGAACACGGCCGTCTTCGCCTTCTTCTCGGTGTTTCTCCAGCTCCCGCTGAGCCTGGGCCTCGCGATGCTGCTGAATCGCAAGGCATTGCGGGCACGGAACTTCTTCCGCCTCGTGTTCTTCTCGCCCCACCTCGTGGGCATGGTGTTCGTGGCGGTGATCTTCATGGTCATCTTCCAGCCCCAGTTCGGGCTGCTGAACAAGGTGCTGAACTGGGCGTTCGGCACGCCGCTCGACACGAAGTGGCTGGGGAACCGCGCTCTTGTGATGCCCGCCCTGGTGCTGACCTCGCTGTGGATGTACGTGGGCTTCAACATGATCTACTTCCTGGCCGCGCTCCAGGCGGTGAACCAGGACCTCTACGATGCGGCGAAGGTGGACGGCGCGAACGCCTGGCAGCAGTTCCGCCACGTGACGCTGCCCAGCATCAAGCCTGTGGCCGTGTTCGTCGTGGTGCTGAGCACCATCGGCTCGTTCCAGCTCTTCGAGCTTCCGTACCTGCTGCTGGGCAACTCGGGCGGGCCGGAGAACGCCGGCCTCACCGTCGTGATGTACCTCTTCCAGAATGGGTTCGAGACGGGCGACCTGGGCTATGCCTCGGCCATCGGCTGGACCCTTGCCCTCGGCGTCCTCGTGGTGTCGCTCGTGCAGATGAAGCTCACCGGCGCCTGGAAGCGGGGAGACTGA
- a CDS encoding carbohydrate ABC transporter permease: MGRTVLRLLLYVALALCSVVMLTPLVWLVSACLKKPDDLFSYLFFPPPGDLSLRNFHDLFTDIEFTRFLMNSCFVSGVAVMVQLFFASLGGFALAKYEFRGKKAIMILMLATMMIPGQVMLGPLYELIYHLGFMDSYLGLIVPGCVSVFGMFLFRQSMLQIPDDLLEAGRIDGCSEFGLYWNVALPVSRPMVGAFCLISFMGTWNSFLWPQIVLHTSQRFTLPIALNQMVGLYSQKYGVLMAGTFLSILPVVILFFILQKEFISGLTAGAVKG; the protein is encoded by the coding sequence ATGGGCCGCACAGTCCTGCGCCTCCTGCTCTACGTCGCGCTCGCCCTGTGCTCGGTCGTCATGCTCACGCCGCTCGTGTGGCTCGTGTCGGCCTGCCTCAAGAAGCCCGACGACCTGTTCTCGTACCTCTTCTTCCCGCCGCCGGGCGACCTGTCGCTGCGCAACTTCCACGACCTGTTCACCGACATCGAGTTCACGCGCTTTCTGATGAACAGTTGCTTCGTGTCGGGTGTGGCGGTGATGGTGCAGCTCTTTTTCGCATCGCTGGGCGGCTTCGCCCTGGCGAAATACGAATTCCGCGGCAAGAAGGCAATCATGATCCTGATGCTGGCGACGATGATGATCCCGGGCCAGGTGATGCTCGGGCCGCTCTACGAGCTGATCTATCATCTGGGCTTCATGGACTCCTACCTTGGCCTCATCGTGCCAGGATGCGTGAGCGTGTTCGGGATGTTCCTCTTCCGCCAGTCCATGCTCCAGATTCCCGACGACCTGCTCGAGGCGGGGCGGATAGACGGGTGCAGCGAGTTTGGCCTCTACTGGAACGTGGCGTTGCCCGTGTCGCGGCCGATGGTTGGCGCCTTCTGCCTCATCTCGTTCATGGGCACCTGGAACAGCTTCCTCTGGCCGCAGATCGTGCTCCACACTAGCCAGCGGTTCACCCTGCCCATCGCGCTGAACCAGATGGTCGGCCTCTACAGCCAGAAGTACGGCGTCCTCATGGCGGGCACCTTCCTCTCGATCCTCCCCGTCGTTATCCTCTTCTTCATCCTCCAGAAGGAGTTCATCAGCGGCCTCACGGCGGGCGCCGTGAAGGGGTAA
- a CDS encoding creatininase family protein, protein MTEEVRYHMLRPAQIVASRKACPVAYVPIGTIEWHGEHNPVGTDTLQAEGIANLCAERGGGLAFPPLYYGESRLEALMEANAADRDQIAAKMELSPENFAPEHFPFPATEQALNYHKLLLHVLAEVETLGFKVGVLVAGHYPLIDHARAACLQHNQGYRGRKGNTMLAWAFVDYLLVRDRYDCAGDHAGGWETSHIMALHPQTVDLSVLPPKGEKLIGAGGRLAPQDATAAFGCETLDAAIAVALREVRHRLDNPHLYRGHGNSLREGLWKGEKQ, encoded by the coding sequence ATGACGGAGGAAGTGCGCTACCACATGCTCCGCCCCGCTCAGATCGTGGCCAGCCGCAAGGCGTGCCCCGTGGCCTACGTGCCCATCGGCACCATCGAGTGGCACGGCGAGCACAACCCCGTGGGCACCGACACGCTTCAGGCCGAGGGCATCGCCAACCTGTGCGCCGAGAGGGGAGGGGGCCTCGCCTTCCCGCCGCTCTACTACGGCGAGAGCCGCCTCGAGGCCTTGATGGAGGCCAATGCCGCCGACCGCGACCAGATCGCCGCGAAGATGGAGCTGTCGCCCGAGAACTTCGCTCCCGAGCACTTCCCATTCCCAGCCACCGAGCAGGCGCTCAACTACCACAAGCTCCTCCTCCACGTGCTCGCGGAGGTCGAGACTCTGGGCTTCAAGGTGGGCGTCCTCGTGGCGGGGCACTATCCGCTCATTGACCACGCCCGCGCGGCCTGCCTCCAGCACAACCAGGGCTATCGCGGACGCAAGGGCAACACCATGCTGGCCTGGGCCTTCGTGGACTACCTCCTCGTCCGCGACCGCTACGACTGCGCCGGCGACCACGCCGGCGGCTGGGAGACCTCGCACATCATGGCCCTGCACCCGCAGACGGTTGACCTCAGCGTCCTGCCGCCGAAAGGCGAGAAGCTCATCGGCGCCGGCGGCCGGCTGGCCCCGCAGGACGCTACCGCTGCCTTCGGCTGCGAGACGCTCGACGCGGCCATCGCCGTCGCCCTCCGCGAAGTTCGCCACCGCCTCGACAACCCCCACCTCTATCGCGGCCACGGCAACAGCCTGCGCGAGGGGCTCTGGAAGGGAGAGAAGCAATGA
- a CDS encoding formylglycine-generating enzyme family protein: MKRADRRLILSALLCAFCGCARTLPPGIEHSGDVWENSLRMRFVLVPPGEFVMGSSTAELKALVARFGEGKIRPERIAPEKPDHLVRITRPVLFGKHEVTVGQFRRFVEATGYKTDAERSGGSHVNGGLDTWEKRAEANWRKPGFEQGDDHPVVCVSWNDARAFIAWLNKADRMRPAGWRYRLPTEAEWEFAARGPDRFEWAWGNDWDGSRANFADKRSGLPWGDKDADDGHARTAPVGFYSPKGDTPLGIADLTGNVWEWCLDWFDPAYYERCPKDDPVNTRPGNRRVERGGSWAFTPDYCRTAFRFALEPNESYDTLGFRVVLAPAGR; encoded by the coding sequence ATGAAGCGGGCCGATCGGCGCCTCATTCTCAGTGCGCTCCTCTGTGCGTTCTGTGGCTGTGCGCGGACGCTGCCGCCGGGCATCGAGCACTCGGGCGACGTTTGGGAGAACAGCCTGCGGATGCGCTTCGTGCTGGTTCCCCCGGGCGAGTTCGTGATGGGCAGCAGCACGGCGGAACTCAAGGCGCTCGTCGCCCGCTTCGGCGAAGGCAAGATTCGCCCGGAACGAATCGCGCCCGAGAAGCCCGACCACCTGGTGCGCATCACGCGCCCGGTGCTCTTCGGAAAGCACGAGGTCACGGTGGGCCAGTTCCGCCGCTTCGTGGAGGCCACGGGCTACAAGACTGATGCCGAACGGAGCGGCGGCTCTCACGTGAACGGCGGGCTGGACACCTGGGAGAAGCGGGCCGAGGCCAACTGGCGAAAGCCCGGCTTCGAACAGGGCGACGACCATCCCGTCGTGTGCGTGAGCTGGAACGACGCCCGGGCCTTCATCGCCTGGCTCAACAAGGCCGACCGCATGCGGCCGGCGGGCTGGCGCTATCGCCTCCCGACCGAGGCCGAATGGGAGTTTGCCGCCCGCGGGCCCGACCGCTTCGAGTGGGCCTGGGGCAACGACTGGGATGGGAGCCGAGCCAACTTCGCCGACAAGCGCTCGGGGCTGCCCTGGGGCGATAAGGACGCCGACGACGGCCACGCCCGCACCGCGCCCGTCGGCTTCTACAGCCCCAAGGGCGACACGCCGCTCGGCATCGCCGACCTGACGGGCAACGTCTGGGAGTGGTGCCTGGATTGGTTCGACCCAGCCTATTACGAACGCTGCCCGAAGGACGACCCGGTGAATACGAGGCCGGGCAACCGCCGCGTGGAGCGGGGCGGGAGCTGGGCCTTCACGCCGGACTACTGCCGCACGGCCTTCCGCTTTGCCCTGGAGCCGAACGAGAGCTATGACACGCTCGGCTTTCGCGTGGTGCTGGCTCCCGCCGGCCGCTGA
- a CDS encoding glycoside hydrolase family 20 zincin-like fold domain-containing protein, translating to MRCLSLVVVAMLTSALAGEDASSLRLVPFPKEVKLVEGRFAFDRELVLTGQVGVVQMYGKAIGDELARQGLKELKVHPAELARVPGAPVVLYLALGEPGKVPEPSFRQEATEEDYSLDVLPDCVSIAGKGGSGLWYGVHTLCQLIRANLKDKGLPCLSIRDWPSLRWRCFQDDLTRGPNSTLDELKREVALGAYLKMNLFTYYMEHQYAFAKHPAIGPKDGSLLPDELKALVAYAKPLGVDILGNQQSFGHFGHILKHKEYQHLREMGDVLCPTKEESYKLLDDLYSEVVPLLPFPFFNVCCDETWGLGTGPSKELADKIGVGKVYAGHMRRVHDLLKTKYKKRMMMWGDIILQHPKDLADIPTDTIMLTWGYDPRASFEGQIVPFAKSGYEFFVCPGVNNWSRILPDFEAAVVNIQNFVRDGAKHGALGMLNTAWDDDGENVNAPSWHGHAWGAECAWNASTTSYADFSRRIGAVLFGETTDHFGQAIDLLAKTHRLPGMGGMHNGRFWQDDLGPMKTTVAAEKANAQRLIEIVKPAIEHLEACKKEATANAELLDAFLFGARRMELIGQRMLDRLDVASLYASAYEGAVKEAAPLLAKAEAIIEKNRAAFEALGKQFADLWMRENRPYALDGTMGRYKAAVGRYDALAKRLAAIRKDAEAGKPLPPPSQVGLGLLELGVRRTRADRVSQEALKADAPWLDGRATHRLGIIVGAGAADRSDLPVELEIRVPPDLPNRKVKLFRTDGEKPVELLAQLDTSDTPGQARLAFILEGTCARGQQAVLHAYLGLPAEEAERPSPRAVLTSDGPRGMKWLENDKVRLLLGPEGAHIYRWEIKAMGNRDVTMPGETGWAGFGDVGGEHRSSPNKLQCVARGPALVSYACTDEHGLTKTISLFAGASWAEVTLNSPVGYFWAFDDPKNFAADGPSPGQYLFSTGATGPVGREADGVSAQVHAGGAHWGAKFLPDKWLLGMLTPEVATTHVIAPGAGAGGVGIERGGGASHFIIYAGTLNDKPADLMSRLQRTLDFRNPPEITLQAAQAR from the coding sequence ATGCGTTGCCTGTCATTGGTGGTGGTTGCCATGCTGACGAGCGCCCTGGCTGGTGAAGACGCTTCATCCCTCCGCCTCGTGCCGTTCCCCAAGGAGGTGAAGCTGGTCGAGGGCCGCTTCGCCTTTGATCGAGAGCTGGTGCTCACGGGACAGGTCGGCGTTGTGCAGATGTACGGCAAGGCAATCGGCGATGAGCTGGCGCGACAGGGCCTCAAAGAGCTCAAGGTGCATCCTGCGGAGTTGGCCAGGGTGCCCGGAGCCCCCGTGGTCCTCTACCTCGCGCTCGGCGAACCAGGCAAGGTCCCGGAGCCGTCGTTCCGCCAGGAGGCCACGGAGGAGGATTACAGCCTGGATGTTCTGCCGGACTGCGTGAGCATAGCGGGGAAGGGCGGTTCGGGACTGTGGTACGGCGTTCACACCCTCTGCCAGCTCATTCGCGCAAATCTCAAGGACAAGGGGCTTCCCTGTCTGAGCATCCGCGATTGGCCGTCGCTGCGGTGGCGATGCTTCCAGGACGACCTGACGCGCGGGCCAAACTCGACGCTCGACGAGCTCAAGCGCGAGGTCGCGCTTGGCGCTTATCTGAAGATGAACCTGTTCACCTATTACATGGAGCACCAGTACGCCTTCGCCAAACACCCGGCCATCGGCCCCAAGGACGGCTCGCTCCTGCCCGACGAACTGAAGGCCCTCGTGGCCTACGCCAAGCCCCTCGGCGTGGACATCCTGGGCAACCAGCAGTCCTTCGGCCACTTCGGCCACATCCTCAAGCACAAGGAATACCAGCACCTCCGCGAGATGGGCGATGTGCTGTGCCCGACGAAGGAGGAGAGCTACAAGCTCCTTGACGACCTCTACTCCGAGGTCGTGCCCCTCCTGCCTTTCCCCTTCTTCAACGTCTGCTGCGATGAGACGTGGGGCCTCGGCACCGGCCCATCGAAGGAACTCGCCGACAAGATCGGCGTCGGCAAGGTCTACGCCGGCCACATGCGCCGCGTCCACGACCTGCTCAAGACCAAGTACAAGAAGCGAATGATGATGTGGGGCGACATCATCCTCCAGCACCCGAAGGACCTGGCCGACATCCCGACCGACACGATCATGCTCACATGGGGCTACGACCCGCGGGCGAGCTTCGAGGGGCAGATCGTCCCCTTCGCCAAGTCGGGCTACGAGTTCTTCGTCTGCCCCGGCGTCAACAACTGGAGCCGCATCCTGCCCGACTTCGAGGCGGCGGTCGTGAACATCCAGAACTTCGTCCGCGACGGCGCCAAGCACGGCGCGCTCGGCATGCTGAACACCGCCTGGGACGACGATGGCGAGAACGTCAACGCCCCCAGTTGGCACGGCCACGCCTGGGGCGCCGAATGCGCCTGGAATGCCTCGACGACCTCCTACGCCGACTTCAGCCGCCGCATCGGCGCCGTCCTCTTCGGAGAAACGACCGACCACTTCGGCCAGGCCATTGACCTCCTCGCCAAGACCCATCGGCTGCCGGGTATGGGCGGCATGCACAACGGCCGCTTCTGGCAGGACGACCTCGGCCCGATGAAGACCACCGTGGCAGCGGAGAAGGCGAACGCCCAACGGCTCATCGAGATCGTCAAGCCCGCCATCGAGCACCTGGAAGCGTGCAAGAAGGAAGCCACCGCTAACGCCGAGCTTCTGGACGCCTTCCTCTTCGGCGCGCGCCGCATGGAGCTCATCGGCCAGCGCATGCTCGACCGCCTCGATGTTGCCTCGCTCTACGCCTCCGCCTACGAGGGCGCCGTGAAGGAAGCGGCCCCGCTCTTGGCAAAGGCCGAGGCGATCATCGAGAAGAACCGTGCCGCGTTTGAGGCCCTCGGCAAGCAATTCGCCGACCTATGGATGCGGGAGAACCGCCCCTATGCTCTCGACGGAACGATGGGGCGCTACAAGGCCGCCGTCGGTCGCTACGACGCGCTGGCGAAGCGCCTTGCCGCCATCCGAAAGGACGCCGAGGCCGGCAAGCCGCTGCCGCCCCCGAGCCAGGTTGGACTAGGCCTCCTCGAACTCGGCGTCCGCAGGACCCGGGCCGACCGGGTGAGCCAGGAGGCCCTGAAGGCCGATGCGCCGTGGCTCGACGGCAGAGCCACGCACCGGCTGGGCATTATTGTGGGGGCGGGCGCCGCCGACCGCTCCGACCTTCCCGTTGAGCTTGAGATCCGGGTTCCTCCCGATCTGCCCAACCGCAAGGTCAAGCTCTTCCGCACCGATGGCGAGAAGCCCGTGGAACTTCTCGCACAACTGGACACCTCTGACACGCCGGGCCAGGCACGCCTGGCCTTCATCCTTGAAGGCACATGCGCCAGAGGCCAACAGGCCGTGCTCCATGCCTATCTCGGCCTGCCGGCTGAGGAGGCAGAGAGGCCGTCGCCTCGCGCCGTTCTTACCAGCGATGGACCGAGAGGGATGAAGTGGCTGGAGAACGACAAGGTAAGGCTGCTGCTCGGCCCGGAGGGCGCGCACATCTACCGCTGGGAAATCAAGGCGATGGGCAATCGCGACGTGACGATGCCCGGTGAGACCGGCTGGGCCGGCTTCGGCGATGTGGGCGGCGAACATCGAAGCTCGCCGAACAAGCTCCAGTGCGTCGCCCGCGGCCCGGCGCTGGTGAGCTATGCATGCACGGACGAGCACGGACTGACGAAGACCATCAGCCTGTTCGCGGGGGCGTCGTGGGCCGAGGTGACGCTGAACTCGCCCGTCGGCTACTTCTGGGCCTTTGACGACCCGAAGAACTTCGCTGCCGACGGCCCGTCGCCTGGCCAGTACCTCTTCTCGACCGGCGCGACAGGGCCGGTGGGCAGGGAAGCCGATGGTGTGAGCGCCCAGGTGCATGCGGGCGGGGCGCACTGGGGCGCCAAGTTCCTTCCCGACAAATGGCTTCTGGGGATGCTCACGCCTGAGGTGGCGACGACCCACGTCATCGCCCCCGGCGCGGGCGCCGGCGGCGTGGGCATCGAGCGGGGAGGCGGCGCCAGCCACTTCATCATCTACGCGGGAACGCTGAACGACAAGCCTGCCGACCTCATGAGCCGCCTCCAGCGTACCCTTGACTTCCGCAATCCGCCCGAGATCACCCTCCAGGCGGCCCAGGCACGCTAG
- the cysK gene encoding cysteine synthase A, translating to MPRICDDITQAVGNTPLVRLRRVTEGCVATVLVKCEFCNPLHSVKDRIAVSMIEAAEREGTLKAGTTVVEPTSGNTGVGLAFVCAARGYRLVLTMPDTMSIERRALLKMLGAQVVLTPGSEGMEGAVARATEIASSTPNSFMPQQFKNPANVEAHRRTTAEEIWRDTEGAVDIIVAGVGTGGTISGCADVLKARKPSVKAIAVEPEASPLLSGGKAGPHKIQGIGANFIPEILRRDLIDEVITCSNDDAFATARLLAKKEGILVGISAGANAWAALQVARRRENRGKIIVTFMCDTGERYLSTPLAEG from the coding sequence ATGCCGAGGATCTGCGACGACATCACTCAGGCCGTCGGCAACACCCCCCTCGTGCGCCTGCGCCGTGTGACCGAGGGCTGCGTAGCCACGGTGCTCGTCAAGTGCGAGTTCTGCAATCCGCTGCACAGCGTGAAGGACCGCATCGCCGTCTCGATGATCGAGGCGGCCGAGCGCGAGGGCACGCTCAAGGCCGGGACGACCGTTGTCGAGCCCACCTCGGGCAACACCGGCGTGGGCCTGGCGTTCGTGTGCGCCGCCCGCGGCTATCGCCTCGTGCTGACCATGCCCGATACCATGTCTATCGAGCGCCGGGCGCTCCTCAAGATGTTGGGCGCTCAGGTTGTTCTCACGCCCGGTTCGGAGGGCATGGAAGGAGCGGTCGCCAGGGCCACCGAGATCGCGAGCAGCACCCCCAACAGCTTCATGCCCCAGCAGTTCAAGAATCCTGCCAACGTCGAGGCCCATCGCCGCACCACGGCCGAGGAGATCTGGCGCGATACGGAGGGCGCAGTGGATATCATCGTCGCTGGCGTGGGCACGGGCGGCACGATCAGCGGCTGTGCCGACGTGCTCAAGGCGCGCAAGCCCTCCGTCAAGGCCATCGCCGTCGAGCCCGAGGCGTCGCCGCTGCTCTCGGGCGGCAAGGCCGGGCCGCACAAGATTCAGGGCATTGGCGCTAACTTCATCCCCGAAATCCTGCGCCGCGACCTGATTGACGAGGTCATCACCTGCTCGAACGACGATGCCTTCGCCACCGCGAGGCTCCTTGCGAAGAAGGAAGGCATCCTCGTGGGCATCTCCGCGGGGGCCAACGCCTGGGCCGCCCTTCAGGTGGCACGACGCCGCGAGAACCGCGGCAAGATCATCGTCACCTTCATGTGCGATACCGGCGAACGCTACCTCAGCACCCCTCTGGCCGAGGGATGA
- a CDS encoding alkaline phosphatase family protein, whose amino-acid sequence MTPSAPDRLIVLGMDGLTPSIVERLMAAGQLPAFATLRDRGGYRRLATSNPAQSPVAWSTIATGCNPGRHGVFDFLRRDPRTYTPELAILRVNQRNLTGRRDAMFLPVRQCPAFWNLASAAGIPTSVIRWPLTLPPDEVSGHMLAGLGVPDLKANLGRYTLFTTRPLAPADAQGRKGDIVRLLPVRGVLQARLSGPERSSVPLQVRVEQGANRVVVNLDGESHEVKLNGWSGWARVRFTVHFVRRVAAVLRFHLRSLAPSVELYVTPLQPDPRDPAFVLSHPSGYAGDLAQAIGDYHTLGAPEDTNALSDGSLSPDAFLEQCDMVMAERERMLWHELGRLHRGLLAFVFDTTDRVQHVFWGALDPTHPAGNAAFTARYATLVDDWYRRMDGLLSRMLDAAGDHTALFVLSDHGFTTFRRAVHLNSWLIENGLMALKTTDRRGTLFRNVDWARTVAYAVGFSSIYLNLQGREGLGKVRPGDAPRLQRHIADRLAAFSDAGQPAIERVYTRDELYHGPHAGDGPDLVVGFKPGYRTSWQTAVGGYPEGLIEDNRESWSGDHLVDPAHVPGVLFASRPLAAPEACVADVVPTILRLLRLPLAAELEGRSLLP is encoded by the coding sequence ATGACCCCCTCTGCCCCCGACAGGCTCATCGTCCTGGGAATGGACGGCCTGACCCCCTCGATCGTCGAGCGGCTGATGGCCGCAGGGCAGTTGCCGGCATTTGCCACTCTGCGAGACCGCGGCGGCTATCGCCGCCTCGCCACGAGCAACCCCGCGCAGAGCCCCGTCGCCTGGTCCACCATCGCCACCGGCTGCAACCCGGGACGCCACGGGGTCTTCGACTTCCTGCGCCGCGACCCGCGCACGTACACGCCCGAGTTGGCCATCCTCAGAGTGAACCAGCGGAACCTGACGGGGCGGCGCGACGCGATGTTCCTGCCGGTGCGGCAGTGCCCGGCCTTCTGGAACCTGGCCTCGGCCGCGGGCATCCCCACGTCGGTGATCCGCTGGCCACTCACGCTGCCGCCCGACGAAGTGTCGGGCCACATGCTCGCGGGACTCGGCGTGCCCGACCTGAAGGCCAACCTCGGCCGCTACACGCTCTTCACGACGCGCCCTCTCGCCCCTGCTGACGCGCAGGGGCGAAAGGGCGACATCGTCCGGCTCCTCCCCGTCCGCGGCGTGTTGCAGGCGCGCTTGAGCGGCCCCGAACGCTCCAGCGTTCCGCTCCAGGTGCGCGTGGAGCAGGGGGCGAACCGCGTCGTGGTCAACCTCGATGGCGAGAGCCATGAGGTGAAGCTGAACGGCTGGAGCGGCTGGGCCCGCGTGAGATTCACCGTCCACTTCGTCCGCCGCGTGGCGGCCGTCCTCCGCTTCCACCTTCGCTCGCTGGCGCCCTCGGTCGAGTTGTACGTTACCCCCCTTCAGCCCGACCCGCGGGATCCGGCCTTCGTACTCTCGCACCCCAGCGGCTATGCAGGCGACCTGGCGCAGGCGATCGGCGACTACCACACCCTCGGAGCGCCCGAGGACACCAACGCCCTCTCCGACGGGTCCCTCAGCCCCGACGCCTTTCTCGAGCAGTGTGACATGGTGATGGCGGAGCGCGAGCGCATGCTCTGGCACGAGTTGGGTCGCCTCCACCGCGGGCTGCTCGCCTTCGTGTTCGACACCACCGACCGCGTCCAGCACGTGTTCTGGGGCGCCCTCGACCCGACCCACCCCGCCGGCAACGCGGCATTCACCGCCCGCTACGCCACGCTGGTGGACGACTGGTACCGAAGGATGGACGGCCTCCTCAGCCGAATGCTGGATGCGGCGGGCGATCACACGGCACTGTTCGTTCTCTCGGATCATGGCTTCACCACGTTCCGCCGCGCCGTGCATCTGAACTCGTGGCTGATCGAGAATGGCCTCATGGCCCTGAAGACGACCGACCGTCGCGGAACCCTGTTCCGCAACGTGGACTGGGCACGGACTGTTGCCTACGCCGTCGGCTTTTCCAGCATCTACCTCAACCTCCAGGGCCGTGAGGGCCTCGGCAAGGTCCGGCCAGGCGACGCGCCGCGGCTTCAGCGCCACATTGCGGACAGGCTCGCCGCGTTTTCCGACGCGGGCCAGCCGGCCATCGAGCGCGTGTACACCCGTGACGAACTCTACCACGGCCCCCACGCTGGGGATGGGCCGGACCTGGTCGTCGGCTTCAAGCCTGGCTACCGCACGTCGTGGCAGACGGCCGTCGGCGGCTATCCCGAGGGCCTGATCGAGGACAACCGCGAAAGTTGGAGCGGGGACCACCTGGTGGACCCCGCCCACGTGCCGGGGGTACTGTTCGCCAGCCGTCCCCTTGCCGCGCCTGAGGCCTGCGTCGCCGATGTCGTGCCCACCATCCTGCGGCTCCTGCGCCTCCCCCTCGCTGCGGAACTGGAAGGCCGCTCGCTTCTCCCTTGA